A window from Acidobacteriota bacterium encodes these proteins:
- a CDS encoding sigma-70 family RNA polymerase sigma factor — MPAVTHPPEVLAIAAELMPMLIDALRTSARRERRRVGAGETLRTTALVHEAYLRLQAGPGWRDERHFLHAAALAMRQALVDHARRKLAHKRGAGMVDALEDHPDAEPFWESDERLVELDDALVRLSALNPRLTRVVECRFFGGYSDAETARVLGVTERTVRRDWVKAKAWLFTALSPSDGSAS, encoded by the coding sequence ATGCCGGCTGTGACCCATCCACCGGAGGTGCTGGCGATTGCCGCGGAGTTGATGCCGATGCTCATCGACGCCCTTCGGACGTCCGCTCGGCGCGAGCGTCGTCGGGTTGGCGCCGGCGAGACGCTCCGCACGACGGCGCTCGTCCATGAAGCCTATCTGCGTCTGCAGGCGGGTCCGGGCTGGCGTGACGAGCGGCACTTCCTGCACGCGGCGGCCCTGGCCATGCGCCAGGCGCTGGTCGATCACGCACGGCGCAAGCTGGCGCACAAGCGCGGCGCCGGCATGGTCGACGCACTCGAGGACCATCCCGACGCCGAACCATTCTGGGAGAGCGACGAGCGGCTGGTGGAGCTCGATGACGCGCTCGTTCGATTGTCCGCATTGAATCCGCGCCTGACCCGCGTGGTCGAGTGCCGGTTCTTCGGCGGCTATTCCGATGCCGAAACCGCGCGCGTCCTCGGCGTCACGGAACGGACCGTCCGTCGCGACTGGGTCAAGGCCAAGGCGTGGCTGTTCACGGCGCTGTCGCCGTCAGACGGTAGCGCGTCCTGA
- a CDS encoding amidohydrolase family protein, whose product MHSTDNRGRVAALFLSAALATAACGGTPTPSTPRSADLALVNVNVLPMDEERVLTGQTLLIEAGRIVEMGPAADVVVPDGARVVQLDGKYVLPGLGEMHGHLAGPNAEMNDRIVRLNVAHGILTVRSMLGHPAQLELRDRIARGEVPGPRIYTSGPSANGNTATTAEQGAQLAREQHAAGYDLIKIHPGVTREAFDAMATTAKSVGIPFAGHVPAAVGVHHAIASGYRSIDHLDGYAEAAVRDGVPLEGVPVGFFGSQIAQHLDDAKIPALVEKTKAAGVWVVPTETLLIRFLDERSPEESVSRPEMAWLPAEMATNWANARRSFQAGPQFSTRENRARLMAFRSTLIKALQAQGVGILLGADAPQVNNIPGLATHEELHAVVRAGLTPYQALVSGTRNVAVYFGTQADSGTVATGKLANLLVLDANPLDDITNSLRRTGVVLNGTWHDRDALDRLLEP is encoded by the coding sequence ATGCACTCGACCGACAATCGTGGCCGTGTGGCCGCGCTATTTCTTTCTGCCGCTCTCGCCACCGCGGCGTGCGGCGGCACGCCCACCCCATCCACCCCGCGCAGCGCGGATCTCGCGCTCGTGAACGTGAACGTCCTGCCCATGGACGAGGAACGCGTCCTCACCGGACAGACGCTCCTCATCGAGGCCGGCCGCATCGTCGAGATGGGCCCGGCGGCGGATGTCGTCGTGCCTGATGGCGCCCGGGTCGTGCAACTCGACGGCAAGTACGTCCTGCCCGGGCTCGGCGAGATGCACGGGCACCTGGCAGGGCCGAATGCCGAGATGAACGACCGCATCGTGCGCCTCAACGTGGCGCACGGCATCCTCACCGTGCGGAGCATGCTCGGCCACCCGGCGCAACTCGAATTGCGTGACCGCATTGCGCGCGGTGAGGTGCCGGGGCCGCGGATCTACACGTCGGGGCCGTCTGCCAACGGCAACACGGCGACCACCGCCGAACAGGGCGCGCAGCTCGCCCGCGAGCAGCACGCCGCCGGCTACGACCTCATCAAAATCCATCCCGGCGTCACGCGCGAAGCGTTCGACGCGATGGCAACGACCGCGAAGAGCGTCGGCATTCCGTTCGCCGGACACGTACCCGCTGCCGTCGGCGTCCACCATGCGATAGCATCTGGTTACAGATCCATCGATCACCTCGACGGCTACGCGGAGGCCGCCGTTCGCGATGGTGTGCCGCTCGAGGGCGTGCCTGTCGGGTTCTTCGGCAGTCAGATCGCCCAGCATCTGGACGATGCGAAGATCCCGGCGCTTGTCGAGAAGACCAAGGCGGCCGGCGTGTGGGTGGTGCCGACCGAGACGCTCCTCATCCGCTTTCTCGACGAGCGCTCACCCGAGGAGTCGGTGTCGCGGCCCGAGATGGCGTGGCTGCCCGCGGAGATGGCGACCAACTGGGCCAACGCGCGACGCAGCTTCCAGGCGGGGCCGCAGTTCTCGACGCGCGAGAACCGTGCGCGCCTCATGGCGTTCCGCTCGACATTGATCAAGGCGTTGCAGGCGCAGGGTGTCGGCATCCTGCTCGGCGCCGACGCGCCGCAGGTCAACAACATTCCCGGGCTCGCGACGCACGAGGAACTGCACGCGGTGGTGCGCGCCGGGCTGACGCCCTATCAGGCGCTGGTGTCGGGCACCCGCAACGTCGCTGTGTACTTCGGCACCCAGGCCGACAGCGGTACCGTGGCGACGGGCAAGCTCGCCAACCTGCTGGTGCTCGACGCGAACCCGCTCGACGACATCACCAACTCGCTCCGCCGCACGGGCGTCGTGTTGAACGGCACATGGCACGACCGCGACGCGCTGGACCGCCTGCTCGAGCCGTAG
- a CDS encoding family 43 glycosylhydrolase has protein sequence MAVVAATLAGAVGIGVAQIPLRPPGFGGQAVPALFAGADPDIEVADGRYWIYPTNSGEGGAERLYTWTSTDMKEWRRGPELLRLDAIRWIRDDGAERHWLWAPDMIAANGRHYLYFSVGPQNPTPSRIGVAVCDGPGGPCSDSGRPLVTGGDGFEAIDPAVFIDPRDGVRYLYAGGSAGATLRVWVLKPDMVTIDREVPVATPPRFTEGAFMHERGGLYYLSYSSGSWRHASYSVHYATAASPIGPWTYQGPILVSDVRYKGPGHHAFLKDPADGHWHIAYHRWEGHDGDGPYRGQRQIAIQPLEYRADRSIVPVTMR, from the coding sequence ATGGCCGTCGTCGCGGCCACGCTCGCCGGTGCGGTGGGGATTGGGGTGGCGCAGATCCCCCTTCGCCCTCCGGGCTTCGGGGGACAAGCCGTGCCCGCCTTGTTCGCCGGCGCCGATCCGGATATCGAGGTCGCGGACGGCCGCTACTGGATATACCCGACCAACAGCGGCGAAGGCGGCGCGGAACGCCTGTACACCTGGACCTCCACCGACATGAAGGAGTGGCGGCGGGGGCCGGAGCTGCTTCGGCTCGACGCCATTCGCTGGATCAGGGACGATGGCGCGGAGCGGCACTGGCTGTGGGCGCCAGACATGATCGCCGCCAACGGCCGCCACTATCTCTACTTCTCGGTCGGCCCGCAGAACCCGACGCCCAGTCGGATCGGCGTCGCGGTCTGCGACGGACCTGGTGGTCCCTGCTCGGACAGCGGCAGACCGCTCGTCACCGGCGGCGATGGATTCGAAGCGATAGACCCGGCGGTCTTCATCGATCCCCGAGACGGCGTCCGCTATCTGTACGCCGGCGGCAGCGCGGGTGCGACGCTGCGCGTCTGGGTGCTGAAGCCGGACATGGTCACCATCGACCGCGAGGTGCCGGTGGCAACCCCGCCCCGGTTCACCGAGGGCGCGTTCATGCACGAACGCGGTGGGCTCTACTACCTGTCCTATTCGTCAGGCTCGTGGCGGCACGCTTCCTACTCGGTCCACTACGCCACCGCCGCCTCACCGATCGGCCCGTGGACATATCAAGGACCGATCCTCGTCAGTGACGTCCGTTACAAGGGACCTGGCCATCACGCTTTCTTGAAGGACCCTGCGGACGGACACTGGCACATCGCCTATCACCGCTGGGAAGGCCATGACGGAGACGGCCCCTATCGCGGACAGCGGCAGATCGCCATTCAGCCGCTGGAGTATCGAGCGGATCGCTCGATAGTGCCCGTCACGATGCGATAG
- a CDS encoding AbrB/MazE/SpoVT family DNA-binding domain-containing protein — MTIERHVRLFRNGRNQALRIPRDLELPGRVATLRKEGDRLIVEPVAGPSLLAVLAALKPLREDLPRVARPEAEPVDL; from the coding sequence ATGACCATCGAACGTCACGTTCGCCTGTTCCGGAACGGTCGCAATCAGGCGTTGCGCATTCCGCGCGACCTGGAGCTGCCCGGTCGAGTCGCCACGCTTCGGAAGGAAGGGGACCGGCTGATCGTGGAGCCGGTGGCCGGGCCATCGCTGCTGGCGGTGCTGGCCGCGCTCAAGCCTCTGCGCGAGGACCTCCCACGCGTCGCACGTCCGGAAGCCGAGCCTGTCGACCTCTGA
- a CDS encoding type II toxin-antitoxin system VapC family toxin, translating to MARLYLLDTNILSHLIRLPQGPVARRIADVGEANVVTSVIVACELRYGAAKRGSRRLTRQVEAVLGALTIRPLESDVEAVYAAIRVALEKKGTPIGAHDMLIAAHARAIDAVCVTDNIAEFERIPALEVENWLRE from the coding sequence ATGGCGCGCCTTTATCTGCTCGACACCAACATCCTCTCGCATCTGATCCGGCTACCGCAGGGACCTGTGGCTCGGAGGATTGCCGACGTCGGCGAGGCCAACGTCGTGACGAGCGTGATTGTCGCGTGCGAGCTGCGCTATGGCGCGGCCAAGCGTGGCAGCCGCAGATTGACGCGTCAGGTCGAGGCCGTGCTCGGTGCCTTGACGATTCGACCGCTCGAGTCCGACGTCGAGGCCGTCTACGCCGCGATTCGGGTCGCCCTGGAGAAGAAGGGGACGCCCATCGGTGCCCACGACATGCTGATCGCTGCGCACGCCCGTGCCATCGACGCGGTGTGTGTCACGGACAACATCGCCGAGTTCGAGCGAATCCCGGCGCTCGAGGTCGAGAACTGGCTGAGAGAGTGA
- a CDS encoding antitoxin: MSKLTLSVDEEVVRDAKRYAAARGTSISRLVERYVGLLSRLPKSEDQTPVLRMLRGAARGASADAYREHLDRRYR, from the coding sequence ATGTCGAAGCTGACGCTGAGCGTTGACGAAGAAGTCGTCCGGGACGCCAAGCGGTATGCCGCAGCCCGAGGGACCTCGATCTCCAGACTCGTCGAGCGGTACGTCGGCTTGCTGTCCAGGCTCCCCAAGTCCGAGGATCAGACGCCGGTCTTGAGAATGCTCCGAGGAGCGGCGCGCGGCGCATCCGCTGACGCCTACCGCGAGCACCTCGACCGGAGGTATCGGTGA
- a CDS encoding PIN domain-containing protein — protein MKRFLLDLNVFLDVILDRQPEADASAALWAAIEQGHGQGLVPAHGVTTIFYILEKARGASFARQGVERLVGVFSIAPVNDDVVKRALTLAWPDFQDAVCAAAAETSNCDALVTRDPDGYPDPPLPVIDPVAALSLLIEG, from the coding sequence GTGAAGCGGTTCCTGCTCGACCTCAACGTCTTCCTCGACGTCATCCTCGACCGGCAACCCGAGGCTGATGCCTCGGCGGCGCTGTGGGCAGCCATCGAGCAGGGGCATGGGCAGGGGCTGGTTCCGGCCCACGGCGTGACCACCATCTTCTACATCCTGGAGAAGGCCCGCGGAGCGTCTTTTGCTCGCCAAGGCGTCGAGCGGCTTGTCGGCGTATTCAGCATCGCGCCCGTCAACGACGATGTCGTCAAGAGGGCACTGACCTTGGCTTGGCCGGACTTCCAGGATGCCGTCTGCGCCGCCGCCGCAGAGACGAGCAACTGTGACGCGCTCGTCACACGCGATCCCGATGGCTACCCTGATCCGCCACTGCCGGTAATCGATCCAGTTGCCGCCCTCAGCTTGTTGATAGAGGGATAG
- a CDS encoding XRE family transcriptional regulator: MSGSGWSSWVAKVLRVTQPRVSDLLSGRIDLFSPDTLIDMLARLGLGVRLVVKTPRSRNVA, encoded by the coding sequence TTGAGCGGGAGTGGCTGGAGCTCTTGGGTGGCCAAGGTGCTGCGGGTCACGCAGCCTCGCGTCAGCGATCTGCTCAGCGGTCGCATCGACCTGTTCAGCCCGGACACCCTGATCGACATGTTGGCCAGGCTTGGTCTTGGCGTGCGACTGGTGGTGAAGACTCCTCGCTCCCGCAACGTGGCATGA
- a CDS encoding type II toxin-antitoxin system RelE/ParE family toxin: MVDKTLVWLGSSLKDLQDFPALVRRLAGFQLRRVQQGLDPDDWKPMKTVGPGVREIRIHVEGAHRVFYVTTRPEAIYVLHTFEKKTQKTSAADLKIGRERFRGLEKSRQQDGKERRA; the protein is encoded by the coding sequence ATGGTGGACAAGACGCTGGTCTGGCTCGGCAGCTCTCTCAAGGACCTGCAGGACTTCCCCGCGCTGGTGCGGCGCCTGGCGGGCTTCCAGTTGCGGCGGGTGCAGCAGGGGCTCGATCCCGACGACTGGAAGCCGATGAAGACGGTCGGACCAGGAGTCCGAGAGATTCGGATTCACGTCGAGGGCGCCCACCGCGTCTTCTACGTGACGACGCGACCAGAGGCCATCTACGTGCTCCATACATTCGAGAAGAAGACGCAGAAGACGAGTGCGGCGGACCTGAAGATCGGTCGCGAGCGGTTTCGGGGTTTGGAGAAGTCGAGGCAACAGGATGGCAAAGAACGACGCGCTTGA
- a CDS encoding XRE family transcriptional regulator: protein MAKNDALEVTPSTGNVFGDLGFPKAEAEHLLIRADLLIQLQKAIASRGLRQAEVAKVLRVTQPRVSDLLRGRIDLFSTDTLIDMLARLGIGVRLVVKIPRSRNVA from the coding sequence ATGGCAAAGAACGACGCGCTTGAGGTCACTCCGTCCACTGGGAACGTCTTTGGGGACCTCGGGTTTCCGAAGGCGGAGGCCGAGCACCTCCTGATCCGGGCTGACCTCCTCATTCAGTTGCAGAAGGCGATCGCCTCTCGAGGGCTCAGGCAGGCGGAGGTGGCCAAGGTGCTGCGGGTCACGCAGCCGCGCGTCAGCGACCTTCTGCGCGGCCGCATCGACCTGTTCAGCACGGACACTCTGATCGACATGTTGGCCAGGCTTGGTATTGGCGTGCGACTGGTGGTGAAGATTCCTCGCTCCCGCAACGTCGCATGA
- a CDS encoding GGDEF domain-containing protein — translation MTDRPISLGLSQDDATDGANQRDALLGVVEDLVVLLEAQFPAAPEFPSEALRTRLMQARERLRGSGPAKEVSNAGLRLVGDASQAYARLAGHVSAREAEFGGVIRLLRELVDGLRGDAAAFRQDLMASSTRVADLTRIEDIRTLRRELNREVDQLRHSVKQVERQEASRLAQVATDLKRADETLAQATATRESSSSADTLTRAALLRDMAMSPLGPASVVVCRVDEPKAIVDGHGLVVFERVVLALGQLLRGTFGDDAKVYRTDTHHVAMFLPGAQPKQVAQVIRKVQARVAAEYEYERQGVTRRVVFTFSAAVSHTHGKGNDEALDALARAERQASEMHGLAQLEAESSGFGRLVNWLSSAG, via the coding sequence ATGACAGACAGGCCCATCTCCCTAGGACTTTCCCAGGACGACGCGACCGACGGTGCCAATCAGCGAGACGCCCTGCTCGGTGTCGTCGAGGACCTGGTCGTGCTGCTCGAAGCGCAGTTCCCCGCGGCACCCGAGTTCCCCTCCGAGGCGCTGCGCACCCGCCTCATGCAGGCACGCGAGCGGCTCCGCGGCAGCGGTCCCGCCAAGGAGGTGTCCAACGCCGGACTTCGTCTCGTCGGCGACGCCTCGCAAGCGTACGCGAGACTGGCCGGCCATGTCTCGGCCCGTGAAGCCGAGTTCGGCGGCGTGATTCGGCTGCTGCGGGAACTCGTTGACGGCCTCCGCGGCGATGCGGCGGCGTTCCGCCAGGATCTCATGGCCAGCAGCACGCGCGTGGCCGACCTCACGCGGATCGAGGACATCCGGACGCTGCGGCGCGAGTTGAACCGGGAGGTCGACCAGCTCCGGCATTCCGTGAAACAGGTCGAGCGCCAGGAGGCGTCACGACTGGCGCAGGTGGCGACGGACCTCAAGAGAGCCGACGAAACCCTCGCTCAGGCGACCGCCACGCGGGAGTCATCGTCGTCGGCCGATACGCTGACGCGTGCGGCGTTGCTGCGCGACATGGCCATGTCTCCGCTGGGGCCGGCAAGCGTCGTGGTGTGCCGCGTCGACGAGCCGAAAGCCATCGTGGACGGTCATGGCTTGGTGGTGTTCGAGCGCGTGGTGCTGGCTCTGGGACAGCTGCTGCGCGGGACGTTCGGCGACGATGCGAAGGTGTATCGGACTGATACGCACCATGTCGCAATGTTCCTGCCGGGTGCTCAGCCGAAGCAGGTGGCGCAGGTCATCAGGAAGGTGCAGGCCCGCGTCGCAGCGGAGTACGAGTACGAGCGTCAGGGTGTGACACGGCGAGTGGTGTTCACCTTCTCGGCCGCCGTCAGCCACACGCACGGCAAGGGCAACGATGAGGCGCTGGACGCTCTGGCCCGTGCCGAGCGTCAGGCCTCGGAGATGCACGGCCTCGCGCAACTCGAAGCCGAATCGAGTGGTTTCGGCCGCCTCGTCAACTGGCTTTCGTCAGCTGGCTAG